In Posidoniimonas corsicana, the genomic window GCCGGTTGGGTCGGGCGAGGACCACGCGGCGTTCTTCGAGCTCGGCCTCCGGCTGGACCATCCCGTATTGCACGTCGACGGAGAAACTCTTGGCGGCGGTGTAGAAATCGGTCACACGCTGCGCAAGCTGTTGCGCCTCGTCAGCGGCGAACACCGCCGGGCCTCGCGACAGCAGCAAGAGCGCCACCAGCACCGCGGCCGCGGTGCGGCGGGTTTGAAGGATCGCCATAGACGGTTCACTTTCAAGTGATGAAGAGGTTGAGCGAAAAGCAGCCGACCGGCGGCCTTCCGCATCCAGTCTATCACCACCCGATCGGCGGCACAAAGCACTTCGTCGCCGAACGCGCTGCTCCGCCTGCAGGGTCCGCCGGTCGAAGGACGGTTAAGGAGTACTGCCTACTAAACGGCTTGGCCCGGCTGTACGAACTACGCCGCGACTGCAGAACGCGGCGTCCACGGTGGAGGACCACCGTGTGACAGAGGTCGGCCCGAACAAGCGGCTACACTGATTCGGCTTAGGCGTCTCAAGTCTATGTATCGAAACCAGTAACGTTCCAACCGAGAAAGTGCGAAACGTCGTCAGCCGCTGCAATGGCTTGTCCAGTCACGATTCTGTCTGATTCAGCAAGCGCGGATTCGATGACAGGAAGTACGCGTGTCTCGTCAAGCTTCCCGAACCGTCTGGCAAGGTGACCAAGACTGAGAACAGCATTTCCACGCACCTGCGGATGATGATGTCTAGCCAAGCCGAGACAGATATCCTGTGACCACTCTAGGTCAGGATCGGTCAGCGAAACGCGGATTGGGATTAGCGATAGCTCGTCTGGGTCGTCACGATCAATCGCTGCATAAACCTCTTCTTTGGACACGGGGGTAACGTTGCGATATTGCACTTGGAACTCTCTGGGCGGAGTAGTTGAGTCTCGAATACCCTTCGAGGCTCTCACGAACTAAGTATACGAGAGTCGCTGTCGGTCGCTCTGTCCTCACTCCTCCTCTGAGGCGTCACTCCCCACCGCCTGGCGACGGTCGCTCCCCCGCCGCTCCTCAATGTCGCTAGTGCTCCCGCCGGTCCACTGCCATAATGCAGTTCTACACAGCACTTCACCTACGGCGGCACGAGCGGGCGACGCGATGGACACGGATCAACTCAGGCAGTTTCTGCGTGTGGCCGAACGGGGGAACATCACCCACGCCAGCGAGGAGTTGGGCGTCTCGCAGCCGACGCTAAGCCGCTCAATCCAGCGGCTCGAGGAGGAGTTCGGCCAGCCGCTGCTGGAGCGTCGCACGCGTTCGATTGCGCTGACCGACGCGGGCCGGCTGCTGGAGTCCCGCGCCAAGCAGGTGCTGCAAATCCTGGACGACGCCAAGACCCAGATCGCCGACGACGGGCAGAGCGGGCAGCTGCGGATTGCCTCGATCCCGACCGTGGCGCCGTATTTCCTGCCAGACTTCCTGCGGTGCTTCCACAACGACTACCCCGATGCGATGCTGGTTGTGCAGGAAGACACCACCGACAAGCTGGTGCAGCGGTGCAAGGACGGCGAGATCGACTTGGCGGTGCTGGCGCTGCCGATCTCTGCCAAGTACCTCCAGACCGAGCCGCTCTTCAGCGAGCCGCTGCTGTTGGTCACCGCCACCGACCACCCGCTGGCCACGAAGGCCGAGGTGACGCTGGAGGATGTGGAGCCGTGTGCGTTCATCCTGCTCGACGAGGCCCACTGCCTGACGGAGAACGTGGTGTCGTTCTGCCGGCAGCGGTCGATCCAGCCGGTGGCCGTCGAGCGGACCAGCCAACTGACCACGGTTCAGGAGCTGGTGTCGTTGGGGCACGGCGTGTCGATGATCCCGGCCATGGCGCGGCGGCTCGACGAATCGCCCAACCGGGTCTACCGCACGCTGGCCGGCGAGGTCCCCAACCGCACCATCGCGATGCTGTGGAACCCCTACCGGTTCGAGAGCAAGCTGCAGCGGGCGCTCAAGGAACGCCTGCGGTCGTATGCCGCAGAGTTCGAGGCCCGGCTGACCGACGGCCTGCCTTGAGCCGCCTCAGGTGGACCGAAGACTCCACTAGCAAAAGCATCGCCCCCCAGGCCCGGCTGGAAGTCCGTTGGCTGCCGTCCTGAGACGGGGCCGCCGGTTTCCTGCTGAGCCTGAGGGGCTGGATGCTGGTGGGGGCCTGACCGGGTCGTTATCGCAGTGCGGTAGTCTTACCCGCGGTCCCCCTCCGCAGCGTCGATACGCGACGGATTTCGGTTAGCAGCCCTAGCGCCTCGAACTCCGCAGCCACGTCTTCGGCCTCGGCAAGCGTGCCGTAGGTCTCGTGGTAGCGCCAGTCGGGCTCCTTCACGCCCTCGAAAATGGTCGTGGTGAACAGATTGTCGGGATCGACCCAGTCGTTCGTGGAGGGGTCGATGCCGTTCCAGTCCTGGCGGTCGCGGTACTTCAGCGCGTCCTCATAGCTGGCGAACGCGCCGCTGTACCAGTACTTGCCGTTCTCGTACGCGTACTCGACGTACCAGGCGACGTCGGTTCCCGGCTTGGCAATGTACAACTCGTAGTCGTACATGCTGTCCATCGCGTCGGCCAGCGGGATCGAAACGGGGTCGCCGTACACCTCCTCCAGCGAGACCGAGCCGCTCTGCGCGAGGGCGGCAGTGGGGGACAGCAGGGCAACCAGGCCGGCGACGGCGATCAGGATCAACATGGCGAAACTCACTTCGTGCGTGGGGGTGGGGGCGAGCACGCCCTGTGCTCTCGCCCGCTAGTACGCACCACGCCGCGGGCTGTTACGCGCCATCGGAAGATTCTTGGCCATCGCGGAGCGCTTCGAGCCGCTGGCGGAGCTCCTCGATGCAGCGGTTGACCTGCTGTTCGTCGTCCAGGCCGTCGAGGTCGAGATCGGCGGCCGCCAGGGGGCGTCCGATGCGGACCTCGATCGGCGACCCCAGCCGCAGCCGCAGCGTGTGCGGCCGCAGCGCGTAGTAAGCGCCCTCCAGCCAGACCGGCGCCACCGGCACGCCGAGACGCACCATCAGCAGCCCCACGCCGGGCTTCAGCTCCTGGAGCCGGCCGTCGATGGTGCGGGTGCCCTCGGGGAACCAGACTAGGTTTTCGTCGCGCTCGAGCACGGCCGCCGCGGCCGCCAACGCCGAGGCCTTACGCTCGATAGGCACCGTTTTTGCTAACCTATTAAAAAACCGCCGCACCGCGTGCCGCAGCACGGCGCCCCGCCGGCCGGCCCAGCGGGTCTTGTCGAGGGTGGCGTTGTCAAGGGCGGCGAACAGCGCCGCGCCGTCCAGCGAGCTGGTATGGTTGGGGGCGATGACCAATGGCCCCTCGGCCGGCAGCCGGTCGAGGCCACGGACCGTGAACCGGAACAGCAGTCGCATCAGCCGGCGGTTGATCGCGATAAACAGCCGCCGCAACCGCGAACGCACCGGCCCCAGCGGGCGGAGCCAGCGGCGCTGCTCGTCGGTCAGGTGCTGCTCCGGCTGGTCGAAGTAGTCGCTTGCGGAGGCGCCCTGCATCCCGTCCTCTCAAAAACCTGTGGTTCGACCTCAACCCCGAGGATCCATGCTCACGCTAATGCAAATCTCGGACCTTCACTTCGGCCCGCACTACCTGCCGAAGGTGGGCGAGGCGACCCTCCGCGCCGCGCACGACCTGCGGCCCGGCGTGCTGGTGGTGAGCGGTGATTTTACCCAGCGCGCTAAGCCGGTGGAGTACCAGGCGGCCCGCCGGTTCCTGGACGACCTGCCGGCGGCGCCGCAGGTCGTCACGCCCGGCAACCACGACGTGCCGCTTTACCGGGTGTGGGAGCGGCTGACCGAGCCGTACAAGCACTACCGCCACTACATCAGCGAGGAGCTGGACAGCGTGCTGCGGGTGGAGGGCGCGTGTGTGGTGTCGCTCAACTCGGCGGCGCCCTACCACGCGATCACCAACGGCCGGATCCGCAACCACCAGCTCGACTACTGCGCCGAGCAGTTCCAGCGGGCCGGCGACGGCGAGCTACGCGTCGTGGTGGCGCACCACCACTTCGCCCCCGCGCCGGACTACGAGCAGACCGACGTGATGCCGCGGGCCAAGCGGGCGATGGACCGGTTCGAGTCGGTGGGCGTCGACCTGATCATGGGCGGGCACCTGCACCGCGCGTACATCGGCAACTCGCTGGACATCTACCCCGGCTCGCGGCGCCAGCGGGGCGTCATTATCTGCCAGTCGGGCACCACCACGTCGCGGCGGGGCCGCGCCCGCGAGCGCGAGAAGAACTCGTTCAACCTGGTGGAGGTCAGCGACCGCTCGATTACGATTACGCACTGGATGTACTTCTCGGACACCGACGGATTTGAGCCGATCAGCACGCACCGGTTCCCGCGGTGGCCAAACCGCAACCTCTCGGCGTAGCTTACCGCGGAACCACGCTTATCGGGGGACTACCACCTCGATCGCGGCGGGGACCGCCTCGAACTCGAACGGCTGCCCCACGAGCATCTCGCCGTCGGCCAGGAAACGGAGCTCGGGCTGCGCCTCGACCCGCAGCCGGCGGGTCCGCAGGTGCGTGACGCGTTGGTCCTCCAGGTAGTCGCCGAGGAAGAACTCGGCGCTCAGGGCCGCCAGGTCGAGCGGGGTGCCGTCGCGAACCGCGACCACGTCCAGCAGCCCGTCGGTCATGCTGGCGCGGGGCGCGACCCGCAGCCCGCCGGCGGCGAACGCGCCGTTCGCCACGATGATGTTCCAGAGCGGCGTTTCAAGCACGCCGTCGTCGTGCTCCAGGCTGACGTGGTAGGCCTGCAGGTCCGCCATCACCGGCAACGCGCTGCGGAGGTAGCACCACGGGCCCCAGGCCGCCTTCTCCTCGTGCTTCAGGCACTCGATCACTCGGTCGCTGTTTCCGCCGCTCGCCACGCAGGCGTAGTAGCGCTCACTCCCCGCGAACGACGCCCTGGCCAGGTCGATGGTCACGCGCTGGTCGGACCCGAGCGCCGCGTACGCCGACAGCGGGTCGAGCGGCACGCCCAACGCGCGGCACAGGTTGTTCCCGGTGCCCAAGGGCACGAGGCCCAACGGGGGACGGCGGTCGCAACGCATCATGGTGTTGATGACCGAGTTGATGGTGCCGTCCCCGCCGGCGACGACGATGATGCGGGCCTCGGCGCACGCCTCGCGCACCGCCTGCTCACCCTCTTCCGGCGTGTGGGTCTCGACGACCACTAGCTCCTCGCCGAACATCTGCTGGAGCTGCTGCGGCAAAAAGTCCTCGGGGTTCGCGGGACCCGCCGCAGCGTTCCGCAAGACGTAGACCGGCGTTCGGGTGAGCTGTGGCATCGTGCGTGGCACTCGGGGGTCTCAGAAAGAAACGGCTCCCTGCATCAGGACAGGCGGCGCGCCGCCGGTCAAGCTTTCCGCTGTGCAAGCTACGGGACAGGCTACGGGCGGTCCCACACCCGGTGCTTCTTGGACCAGTCGATAAAGTCGCCGAAGCCCCCGTCCACCGCCACAACGCCCTGCCCCGCCTCGGCCGGGACGCCGGCGTCGTCGAGCAGCGACTCGGCGGCCTTGGTGTAGCCGATCACCTTGAGGTGCCCGTGGGCCATCCGCAGCCAGTTGGCGGCCGCCTGCTGCTTGCCGAGCATGGCCGAGTCGTCCGCGGTGGGCGCCACGACAACGCAGTCGAACAGGGCCGACGGGGCGCCGTCGAGGAAGTCGTCGGGCGTGACCTCGCCGCCGCTGCTGTCGGCGAACGGGCCGGCGGCCGGGGCGATGATGGCCAGCGTGGCGCCCTCCTCCTCGACCGCCTTCTGCAGCGACGCCAGCCATTTGGCGTCGACGCCGTCGGTGGTCAGCAGGCCGACCTTCTTGCCCATCAGCGTCTGCGGCGCCTTCTTGTATTGCGATAACGCGGGCGATGGTTCCGAGTCGCGCACCGGGGCGGCGGGCTTGATGTCGTCCGCCATGCCGACCATGCCGAGCTTCTTCGACACGTCCTCGCACAGCCCCTCGTCGATTAGCTTCAGGTGGCCCAGCATCCGCTTGCGGACCTTCAGCTCCTTGCACTTGCCGAGCTCGAACGCCAGGCCGCCGGCGATGTGCTCCTGCTCCACGTCCAGCATCGAGCGGTAGAACTGCCTCGCCTGCGTGTAGTGGTCCGCGAAGCTCTCCGGCCGCGTTCGCATCTTGTCGCCCGCTTCGGGGACGGGTGCGCTGGAGAAGCCGGTCTTGGGGCACTCGCGCGGCGCTCCGTCGTCCAGGGTGTTGGGCTCGTTGGCGACCCGGCCGGTCGGCACGAACGTCTGCATGTGACCGTCGCGTTGGAAGTTGCTGATCGGGCACTTCGGCTGGTTGATCGGGATCTGGTGGAAGTTGGGGCTGCCGAGCCGCGAGAGCTGGGTGTCGAGGTAGCTGAACAACCGGCCCTGCAGCAGCGGGTCGTTCGAGAAGTCGATGCCTGGCACCACGTGCGACGGGCAGAACGCCACCTGCTCGGTCTCGGCGAAGAAGTTGTCCACGTTGCGGTTGAGGACCATCTTGCCGAGCGGGGTGAGCGGCACGAGCTCCTCGGGGACCAGCTTGGTGGGGTCGAGCACGTCGAAGTTGAAGCCCGCGGCCTCCTCCTCGGTGAAGGCCTGCACGCACAGCTCCCACTCCGGGTAGTCGCCCGACTCGATCGCGTTCCACAGGTCGCGGCGGTGGAAGTCGGGGTCGGCGCCGTTGATCACGACCGCCTCGTCCCAGACGAGCGAGAACGTGCCGAGCTTCGGCCGCCAGTGGAACTTGACCAGCGTGACGTCGCCCTGCTCGTTGATCATCCGGAAGGTGTGCACGCCGAACCCCTCCATCATGCGGAACGAGCGGGGGATGGCCCGGTCCGACATGACCCACATCAGCATGTGCATGCTCTCGGGGATCAACGACACGAAGTCCCAGAAGGTGTCGTGCGCGGACTGCGCCTGGGGGAAGTCGCGGTCCGGCGCCGGTTTGACGCTGTGGATCAGGTCCGGGAACTTGATGGCGTCCTGGATGAAGAACACCGGGATGTTGTTGCCGACCAGGTCGTAGTTGCCCTCGCTGGTGTAGAACTTCACCGCGAAGCCGCGCACGTCCCGCGCCGCGTCTGGCGAGCCCGCGCTGCCGGCGACCGTCGAGAACCGCACGAACACCGGCGTCTGCACCGCGGGGTCCTGCAGGAAGTCCGCCTTGGTGAGCTTGGCGTGCGACTCGTAGGCCTGGAAATAGCCGTGGGCGCCGTAGCCCCGGGCGTGGACCACACGTTCCGGGATGCGCTCGTGGTCGAAGTGCGTGATCTTCTCACGCAGCAGGTGGTCCTCCAGCAGCTGCGGCCCGCGGGGTCCGACCGTCAGCGTGTTCTGATCGTCGCTGACCGCCACCCCCTGGTTGGACGTCAGCCTACCCTCGGGCGACGCGGCGTGCTGGTGGAGCTCCCCGCCCTTGCCGAGCGCTTCGTTTTTCTTTGTATCTGACACAGCACATTCCTATCGTTGAGCATTGAAGGCGGCGGGGACGGCCCCGCCGTACGGTGTTCTGATTGAGCGGCAGCCGGCCGACTGATTACCCGGCCAGCTTCTTGGCGATCTCGGCTACGTGCCTGCCCTGGAAGCGGGCGATGGCGAGTTCGTTCTCCGAGGGCTGACGCGAGCCGTCATCTTTGGCCAGCGTCGTGGCGCCGTAGGGCGTTCCGCCGGTGATCTCGCCCATCTCCGAGAGCTCCGGGCAGCTGTAGGGAACCCCAACCACCACCATGCCGTGGTGCAGCAGCGTAGTGTGGAAGCTGGTGATGGTGGTCTCTTGGCCGCCGTGCTGAGTCGCGGTCGAGGCGAACACGCTGCCGACCTTTCCCACCAGCGCGCCCTTCTTCCACAGCCCGCCCGTCGAGTCGAGGAACGTTCGCATCTGGGCGGCCATATTGCCAAAGCGGGTCGGCGTGCCGAACACGACCGCGTCCGCCTCGGCGAGCACGTCGGTGGTGGCCTCGGGCACGTCAGCGAACGCCTTTCGGGCCTCCAAGGCGCCCATTTTTTTGAGCACCTCGTCGGGGAGCGTCTCGGCGACCTGGTAGAGCTCTGCGTCGGCGCCATCAACGCCGCTCGCGCCATCGGCGATTGCCTGGGCGAGCTGGTAGACGTGTCCGTACGTGCTGTAAAAGACGACAGCAACCTTCATGGGGGGCCTGCTGGCAAGAGTGCGCGAGGGAGCGAGCGTAGCGGCCGACCGGAGTCTCCGGCGGCGCACGAGGACTGCTGCTCCGCTACAGCAGGGCCTGTGCCAATTGCTGCGCAATACGAAGCGTGCTGCCGCAAGCATCGCTTCGGTGCCCGAATAGCGACACGGAATCGACGCGGGCTGGCACCGAGCAGCGCACCGCGGCCGATCGCCGACCGCCCAACCCGACCGGCGGCCGACCAGCGAGCAACTCGCCGCGACGTCCTGCTACCAGAGCGCCGTCGGCGAAGGCTCAGGCGCGTCGTCGACCGACAACGCAACGGCCAGTCGGCGCTCAATCTCGGCGCGGATCTGCAGCCGGACCAGCCACCGTCGCAGCACACCAGCGGCGTTGAGCCGGAGCTGGTACTCCTCGAGCACGGCCGCCTCGATGCCGGGGAGGTGCGCATCTCGGATGGCGCGGCCGTAGCGCTCGGGTCCGTCGGCCACGAAACGGTGAGAAGAATCGTCGAGCATTTCGGTGGCCTCGATCGGATGGCGACAACGCCACGAGTGTAGCACGAGCGGCCGCCCCCACCAAAACCGGCCCGCGGCGGCGCGGTTCCGGCGAAAGTTGCGGCCGCGTGCAACCGTCCCCTACAATGCTGAGGCGTCGAACCCTTATCCTCAGCTCCGGAACACCAGGCACCTATGGACCCTCGCGCCGCCTACCTCACCCTCGCCCTTTCTTGCGTCGTTGGTCTCGCCGGCCTGCCGCGTTGCTCCGCCCAGCAGGACGGCCCGTTCTCGGTGTCCATCAAGGTCGACGCCGACCAAACGCAGGACGAGCTGCGGCGGATCTGGCGGTTCTTCGGCGCCGACGAGCCCAACTACGCCTACATGAAGGACGGCCGCAAGCTGCTCGGCCAGCTCGGCGATATGGCGCCGGGCGAGGTGTTCTTCCGCACGCACAACCTGCTCAACACCGGGCCCGCGTACCCGGCGCTCAAGTGGGGCAGCACCAACGCCTACACCGAAGACGCCGATGGCGGCCCGGTCTACGACTGGGAGATCGTCGACCTGATATTCGACACCTACCTCAAGCGGGGCGTGCGGCCGTACGTGCAGCTCGGCTTCATGCCGCAGGCGCTCTCCACCCGGCCCGAACCCTACGCCCACAGCTGGCGCCCCGGCATGCCCTACGAGGAGGTGTACACCGGCTGGGCCTACCCACCCAACGACTACGAGAAGTGGGGCGAGCTGGCCTACCAGTGGGCCCAGCACTGCGTCGACCGCTACGGCCGCGAGGAGGTGGAGTCCTGGTGGTGGGAGACCTGGAACGAGCCCAACATCGGCTACTGGCGGGGCACCCAGGAGGAGTTCAACAAGCTGCACGACTACGCGATCGCCGGCGTGCTCCGCGCGCTGCCGACCGCCCGCATCGGCGGGCCCGACGTGGCCGGCGACGGCGGCGACTTCGCCCGCAACTTCTACCGCCACTGCCTGGAGGGCACGAACCACGCTACCGGCGAGCAGGGCACGCGGCTGGACTTTGTGTCGTTCCACGCCAAGGGCGCGCCCCGCTGGGAGGGCGACCACATCCGCATGGGCATCGCCAACCAGCTGCGGACCATCGACCGCGGCTTCGGCATCGTGGCCGAGTTTCCGCAGCTCCGCGACACGCCGATCGTGATCGGCGAGTCCGACCCGGAGGGCTGCGCCGCCTGCCAGGGCGATCAGTTCAGCTACCGCAACGGCACGATGTACTCCAGCTACACCGCCGCCAGCTTCGCCCGCAAGCACGACTTGGCCGACAAGCACGGGATCAACTTCGCCGGCGCGCTGACCTGGGCGTTCACGTTCGAGGACCAGCCCTACTTCGCCGGCTTCCGCCAGCTGGCCAGCAACGGGCTGGCAATGCCGGTGCTCAACGTGTTCCGCATGATGAGCAAGATGGACGGCCAGCGGGTCACGGCCGAGAGCTCGGGGCAGCTCCCGCTCGAGCGGATCATGCGGCGCGGCGTCCGCCGTGAGCCGGACGTCGGCGCCCTGGCCAGCCGCACGGACAACTCGGTGGCCGTGCTGGTGTGGCACTACCACGACGACGACCTGGCCGGCCCCGACGCGGCGGTTGCGCTGAAGATCGACGGCCTGCCCGACTCGCTCGCCAAGGCCAAGCTGAGCCACTACCGCGTCGACAAGCAGCACAGCAACAGCTACGACGCCTGGCTGCGGATGGGCAAACCGGTCGCCCCCGGCCGCCGGCAGTACGCCGAACTCGAGCAGGCGTCGCGGCTTGCCGAGCTGCACGAGCCACGCGAAGTCGAAGCGTCCGACGGCGCCGCGACCGTCGACTTCGAGCTGCCACGCCAAGGCGTGTCGCTGGTGGTGCTGAGCTGGGACTGAACCACGACGGGCGCTACGCACGCGGGGCTTGGCGTCGGCGTCCCTCCATCAGCCGCGACGCGTTAGCGTGCGGTTCTATCTTTTCGTACACAATTTGTGACGCCCTGGGAGCTACCAGCTGGGCACTCAGGGACCGCGTGCAGTCCGCGACCAACCCACCGGCGCGCCCGCCATGGGCTCTCCCGCACCTGGCGGGCAAGAGGTGGAGCTAGCTCGACAAGTTACTTCCTATCCTTGCTGGCGAGCTCACGGTCGTAGATCTCTCCCGGTTCCACCGGTTCGTGAGACTCCCTCGCCAAAGCGGCCAGCTCCTGCACGGTTTCCGGATGGCTCGCGGCGACGTTGTGCTTCTCTTCGATGTCAGCGGCCAGGTCGTAGAGCTCCCAGCGGTTTTTCCCGGCGCGGTAGGCCTTCCATCTGCCTTTTCGCACGGCGACTTGGTTGCGGTGCTCCCAGTAAAGATACGGATGCTCCTGCTGGCCGGGCTGCCCCATCAATGTCGGCAGGAACGAGAGGCCATCGGTGGGGGGGCAGTTAGCGTCG contains:
- a CDS encoding diacylglycerol/lipid kinase family protein, with protein sequence MPQLTRTPVYVLRNAAAGPANPEDFLPQQLQQMFGEELVVVETHTPEEGEQAVREACAEARIIVVAGGDGTINSVINTMMRCDRRPPLGLVPLGTGNNLCRALGVPLDPLSAYAALGSDQRVTIDLARASFAGSERYYACVASGGNSDRVIECLKHEEKAAWGPWCYLRSALPVMADLQAYHVSLEHDDGVLETPLWNIIVANGAFAAGGLRVAPRASMTDGLLDVVAVRDGTPLDLAALSAEFFLGDYLEDQRVTHLRTRRLRVEAQPELRFLADGEMLVGQPFEFEAVPAAIEVVVPR
- the wrbA gene encoding NAD(P)H:quinone oxidoreductase, with product MKVAVVFYSTYGHVYQLAQAIADGASGVDGADAELYQVAETLPDEVLKKMGALEARKAFADVPEATTDVLAEADAVVFGTPTRFGNMAAQMRTFLDSTGGLWKKGALVGKVGSVFASTATQHGGQETTITSFHTTLLHHGMVVVGVPYSCPELSEMGEITGGTPYGATTLAKDDGSRQPSENELAIARFQGRHVAEIAKKLAG
- a CDS encoding catalase; protein product: MSDTKKNEALGKGGELHQHAASPEGRLTSNQGVAVSDDQNTLTVGPRGPQLLEDHLLREKITHFDHERIPERVVHARGYGAHGYFQAYESHAKLTKADFLQDPAVQTPVFVRFSTVAGSAGSPDAARDVRGFAVKFYTSEGNYDLVGNNIPVFFIQDAIKFPDLIHSVKPAPDRDFPQAQSAHDTFWDFVSLIPESMHMLMWVMSDRAIPRSFRMMEGFGVHTFRMINEQGDVTLVKFHWRPKLGTFSLVWDEAVVINGADPDFHRRDLWNAIESGDYPEWELCVQAFTEEEAAGFNFDVLDPTKLVPEELVPLTPLGKMVLNRNVDNFFAETEQVAFCPSHVVPGIDFSNDPLLQGRLFSYLDTQLSRLGSPNFHQIPINQPKCPISNFQRDGHMQTFVPTGRVANEPNTLDDGAPRECPKTGFSSAPVPEAGDKMRTRPESFADHYTQARQFYRSMLDVEQEHIAGGLAFELGKCKELKVRKRMLGHLKLIDEGLCEDVSKKLGMVGMADDIKPAAPVRDSEPSPALSQYKKAPQTLMGKKVGLLTTDGVDAKWLASLQKAVEEEGATLAIIAPAAGPFADSSGGEVTPDDFLDGAPSALFDCVVVAPTADDSAMLGKQQAAANWLRMAHGHLKVIGYTKAAESLLDDAGVPAEAGQGVVAVDGGFGDFIDWSKKHRVWDRP
- a CDS encoding lysophospholipid acyltransferase family protein, coding for MQGASASDYFDQPEQHLTDEQRRWLRPLGPVRSRLRRLFIAINRRLMRLLFRFTVRGLDRLPAEGPLVIAPNHTSSLDGAALFAALDNATLDKTRWAGRRGAVLRHAVRRFFNRLAKTVPIERKASALAAAAAVLERDENLVWFPEGTRTIDGRLQELKPGVGLLMVRLGVPVAPVWLEGAYYALRPHTLRLRLGSPIEVRIGRPLAAADLDLDGLDDEQQVNRCIEELRQRLEALRDGQESSDGA
- a CDS encoding LysR family transcriptional regulator, which encodes MDTDQLRQFLRVAERGNITHASEELGVSQPTLSRSIQRLEEEFGQPLLERRTRSIALTDAGRLLESRAKQVLQILDDAKTQIADDGQSGQLRIASIPTVAPYFLPDFLRCFHNDYPDAMLVVQEDTTDKLVQRCKDGEIDLAVLALPISAKYLQTEPLFSEPLLLVTATDHPLATKAEVTLEDVEPCAFILLDEAHCLTENVVSFCRQRSIQPVAVERTSQLTTVQELVSLGHGVSMIPAMARRLDESPNRVYRTLAGEVPNRTIAMLWNPYRFESKLQRALKERLRSYAAEFEARLTDGLP
- a CDS encoding metallophosphoesterase family protein — its product is MLTLMQISDLHFGPHYLPKVGEATLRAAHDLRPGVLVVSGDFTQRAKPVEYQAARRFLDDLPAAPQVVTPGNHDVPLYRVWERLTEPYKHYRHYISEELDSVLRVEGACVVSLNSAAPYHAITNGRIRNHQLDYCAEQFQRAGDGELRVVVAHHHFAPAPDYEQTDVMPRAKRAMDRFESVGVDLIMGGHLHRAYIGNSLDIYPGSRRQRGVIICQSGTTTSRRGRAREREKNSFNLVEVSDRSITITHWMYFSDTDGFEPISTHRFPRWPNRNLSA
- a CDS encoding GH39 family glycosyl hydrolase, producing MDPRAAYLTLALSCVVGLAGLPRCSAQQDGPFSVSIKVDADQTQDELRRIWRFFGADEPNYAYMKDGRKLLGQLGDMAPGEVFFRTHNLLNTGPAYPALKWGSTNAYTEDADGGPVYDWEIVDLIFDTYLKRGVRPYVQLGFMPQALSTRPEPYAHSWRPGMPYEEVYTGWAYPPNDYEKWGELAYQWAQHCVDRYGREEVESWWWETWNEPNIGYWRGTQEEFNKLHDYAIAGVLRALPTARIGGPDVAGDGGDFARNFYRHCLEGTNHATGEQGTRLDFVSFHAKGAPRWEGDHIRMGIANQLRTIDRGFGIVAEFPQLRDTPIVIGESDPEGCAACQGDQFSYRNGTMYSSYTAASFARKHDLADKHGINFAGALTWAFTFEDQPYFAGFRQLASNGLAMPVLNVFRMMSKMDGQRVTAESSGQLPLERIMRRGVRREPDVGALASRTDNSVAVLVWHYHDDDLAGPDAAVALKIDGLPDSLAKAKLSHYRVDKQHSNSYDAWLRMGKPVAPGRRQYAELEQASRLAELHEPREVEASDGAATVDFELPRQGVSLVVLSWD